The Actinomadura sp. WMMB 499 genome includes a window with the following:
- a CDS encoding NADPH-dependent F420 reductase — MNVGILGTGNLAVALGRAWAASGRSVLVTGRDPRRASGAAERIGHAASAVAPGDLAGASDAVVVAVSWEGLEQAVTLAGGPQGALSGKAVIDCTNPVDFATGALEPASGSAAQVVARNAPGAHVVKALHLFAGASWPYTGAPEAAPVVAICGDDRGALDRAAALVADLGARAAVVSGLAGARQLEEAAGFVMRVVAAGHNPRLAVPDVDPALLGPADAATG, encoded by the coding sequence GTGAACGTAGGCATCCTGGGTACTGGAAACCTCGCCGTCGCACTGGGCCGCGCCTGGGCCGCGAGCGGCCGCTCGGTCCTGGTGACCGGTCGCGACCCGCGGCGCGCGAGCGGCGCCGCCGAGCGGATCGGCCATGCGGCGTCGGCCGTGGCTCCCGGCGACCTCGCGGGCGCCAGCGACGCGGTGGTCGTCGCGGTGTCCTGGGAGGGGCTCGAGCAGGCCGTGACGCTCGCCGGAGGCCCGCAGGGGGCGCTGTCCGGGAAGGCCGTGATCGACTGCACCAACCCGGTGGACTTCGCGACCGGCGCGCTCGAGCCGGCGTCCGGTTCGGCGGCGCAGGTCGTGGCCCGCAACGCTCCCGGCGCGCATGTGGTGAAGGCGCTGCACCTGTTCGCCGGTGCCTCGTGGCCGTACACGGGGGCGCCGGAGGCGGCCCCGGTCGTGGCGATCTGCGGTGACGACCGGGGCGCCCTGGACCGGGCGGCGGCCCTCGTCGCGGACCTCGGCGCCCGCGCCGCCGTCGTCTCCGGGCTCGCGGGCGCCCGCCAGCTGGAAGAGGCCGCGGGGTTCGTGATGCGGGTCGTGGCGGCCGGGCACAACCCCAGGCTCGCCGTCCCCGATGTCGACCCGGCCCTCCTCGGACCGGCGGACGCGGCGACCGGCTGA
- a CDS encoding helix-turn-helix domain-containing protein — protein MMDGHCETFASDCHVWAAAELISHRWDPVLLSALRAGPTLRSELLARIAGISDKAMTQSLRRLRARGLVVRERGSGPHRAIYRLSPLGESFANGPLAQLARWAADNQDGLTGP, from the coding sequence ATGATGGACGGGCACTGCGAGACGTTCGCCTCCGACTGCCACGTGTGGGCGGCCGCCGAACTCATCAGCCACAGGTGGGATCCCGTCCTCCTGTCCGCCCTGCGAGCGGGGCCGACCCTGCGCAGCGAGCTGCTGGCGCGGATCGCCGGGATCAGCGACAAGGCCATGACGCAGTCGCTACGGCGGCTGCGGGCGCGCGGGCTCGTCGTCAGGGAGCGGGGGTCCGGGCCGCACCGCGCGATCTACCGGCTCTCCCCGCTCGGGGAGTCGTTCGCGAACGGGCCGCTGGCGCAGCTCGCCCGGTGGGCGGCCGACAACCAGGACGGGCTCACCGGCCCGTAG
- a CDS encoding helix-turn-helix transcriptional regulator, whose product MSIRDGEDLTMLNDTGAGGVAPGAALADKVEWLIRNQWPAEAGPPRNNVETAAAIARATGEDISSTTVWKLRTGRQENPQLKTLTALATFFGVPIGYFGFPVEAAPIEDDLTFKALRREVEHGAIPAEVLRALVDLSADARWVVHEMILGAAAADRRRGEVG is encoded by the coding sequence TTGAGCATTCGAGACGGGGAGGACCTGACGATGCTGAACGACACGGGGGCCGGGGGCGTGGCGCCGGGGGCGGCGCTCGCCGACAAGGTCGAGTGGCTCATCCGCAACCAGTGGCCCGCGGAGGCCGGGCCCCCGCGCAACAACGTCGAGACCGCGGCCGCGATCGCCCGCGCCACCGGCGAGGACATCTCCTCCACGACGGTGTGGAAGCTGCGCACCGGACGGCAGGAGAACCCGCAGCTCAAAACGCTGACGGCGCTCGCGACCTTCTTCGGCGTCCCGATCGGGTACTTCGGCTTCCCGGTCGAGGCGGCCCCGATCGAGGACGACCTCACGTTCAAGGCACTGCGGCGCGAGGTCGAGCACGGGGCCATCCCCGCCGAGGTGCTGCGGGCGCTCGTCGACCTCTCGGCGGACGCCCGCTGGGTCGTCCACGAGATGATCCTCGGCGCCGCGGCGGCCGACCGGCGGCGCGGCGAGGTCGGCTGA